Within Amycolatopsis sp. cg5, the genomic segment GTTTCCTCGTGACCAGGCGCGACGTCGCCTAGCTACGCCGGGGCGGGCACCGGATCCAGGTGCCCGCTCCGTTCCAGCGCGCGCAGCCCGAACGCGCACGCGCCGCCGAGCGCGACCAGCCCGAGCCACGGCAGCTCCGGCCATCCCGACGACCTGGCCAGGTCGAAAACCGTGCCGGTGAACAGGTTGCCGAGCAGGATCCCGACGCCGACCACGGTGTTGTAGAACCCGTAGTACGTGGCGACCAGCCTGCCGCCCGCGAACCGGACCACGGTGTCCATCTCGAACGGGAAGACCGCGACCGTGCCCAGCGCCAGCAGCGCCGCCGACAGCACCAGCGCGACACCGGCGAGCACCGGCCCGGTGCGCGCAGCCGCGCCCGGCGCGACGAAAGCCAGTGCCATCAAGCAGATCCCGGCGGCCATGCAGGTGCCGGGTGGCCATTTCCGCTGGAACCAGGCCGTGATCTTCAGCTGCCCGGCGATCGCCAGCCCGCCGGAGACCACGAACAGCGCGGCGATCACCGCGGTGCCCGCCGCGCCGGGCCCGGCGATCCGGCGTGCCTCGAGCGGCAGCGCGAGGTACGTCTGGAACGTCAGCACGTACGACCCGATCATCACCAGCGCGAACAGCAGGAACGACCGATTGCCCGCCACCGCGCGGATTCCGGCCGGTGACCGGGCTTCCGGCCGTTCGCGCTGCGCGGGCAACGCCTTGAGCTGGACGACGGTCAGCACGCCGAAGACCGCGGCCGCGACCAGGCAGGTGAGCTTGAAGTCGACCGCCGTCAGCGCCAGCCCGACGACCGGTCCGGCGAGGATCCCGCCCTGATAGAACACGTTGAACACGGCGAACGCTTCCAGCCGTCGCTCGCCGGAGTCCGCGGCGAGGTACGCGCGGACGGCCGGGTTGAACAACGCGCCGGCGAACCCGGTCGCCGCCGAGGCGACGAGCAGGCTCGGCAGCGAGTCGACGACGGCCAGCACGGCGAACCCGCCCGTGCGCAGCACGCAGCCCGCGACGATGAGCGGCTTGTAGCCGAAGCGGTCCGCCAGCGCGCCGCCGACGAGGAACATGCCCTGCTGCGAGAAGTTCCGCACGCCGAGCACCAGCCCGACCGCCCAGCCCGCCAGCCCGAGCGGGCCGCCCAGATAGGTCGCCAGATACGGCATCAGCATGTAGAAGCCGACGTTGATGGCGAACTGGTTGAGCATCAGCAGCCGGCTCGGCCGGTCGAACGACCGGTACCGCGCGAGGAGGCTCATGCCGGATCGACCACCTTGCGGCAGCGCGTCCAGCTCGTCACGACCCGCTCGGCCGGATCGTCGATCGTGGCGGGCGCGGTCGGCCGCTGTCCCAGAAGTCCTTGTGCCGCACAGTATTCGTCGTTGTAGACGGTGTCGAAGTAGCGCTGCGGGCCGTCGGGGAACACCGCGGCCACGCGCACGTCGGGGCCCTCGGTGCGCGCGGCCCACCCCGCGACCAGCGCCACCGCGCCGACGCTCCAGCCGCCGGTCGCGTGATGCGTGGCCGCGAGTCTGCGGCAGGTCCAGACCGCTTCGTGCGGCGCGACCCAGTGCACCTCGTCGAACGCGGCGTAGTCGACGTTGCGCGGGTGGATGCTCGAACCCAGCCCGCGCATCAGCCGGGTGGTCGCGGGCTGGCCGAAGATCGTCGACCCGATCGTGTCG encodes:
- a CDS encoding MFS transporter; translation: MSLLARYRSFDRPSRLLMLNQFAINVGFYMLMPYLATYLGGPLGLAGWAVGLVLGVRNFSQQGMFLVGGALADRFGYKPLIVAGCVLRTGGFAVLAVVDSLPSLLVASAATGFAGALFNPAVRAYLAADSGERRLEAFAVFNVFYQGGILAGPVVGLALTAVDFKLTCLVAAAVFGVLTVVQLKALPAQRERPEARSPAGIRAVAGNRSFLLFALVMIGSYVLTFQTYLALPLEARRIAGPGAAGTAVIAALFVVSGGLAIAGQLKITAWFQRKWPPGTCMAAGICLMALAFVAPGAAARTGPVLAGVALVLSAALLALGTVAVFPFEMDTVVRFAGGRLVATYYGFYNTVVGVGILLGNLFTGTVFDLARSSGWPELPWLGLVALGGACAFGLRALERSGHLDPVPAPA